The genomic region CGCCCCGCGAGGCCTGTTCTGAGGCGTCAAAGCTGGAAAGCTACGTATCCAAGGACGTGGTGGACAAGATCTGTAAATCGCTGGGCCACCCTAGCATGGGCATATGCGGCAGGATTACCCATGATAAGTGCTGCTGCTGCCCCGACGATGAGTGAATTTAGCATGAGCGAGATATCCTCTCATATCCCCGACCTTGACCTTATCACGTATTATGGCGAGAAAGGGGACTCCGTGTTTAGCCGTATCAGCCCCTGGACTAAGGCCATAATGCTGGTCATGATAATATCATTCATAACGGTCTCAAGGAGCGTCCTCCTCCTGTCCGCCCTATACCTGGCGACGCTAGCCGTCTATTGGCTGGCGGGGCTGCCCGTTAAAAAATTATTCCAGTGGTATGCGCTTCCAATCCTCTTCGTAGTGTCGCTGGTCCTTTTATTGATGTGGAACGAGCCCGGCACGCCGTTATTCTCCTGGAGGCTGCCTTTAATAACCATAGCCCTGACCGATAACGGCATACTGCTCGTCGCCACGCTACTCCTCAAGGCGCTGATATCCGTGACCTACTCGCTATTCTTCCTCATGACCACCAGGTATTACCACTTCTCCGCCATGGTCTATAAGCTGTTCCCGTACCCGATTGACCAGATATTCTTAATGTCTTACCGATTCATTTTCACCACGCTAAAGATGGTCGACTCCATGCTAAAGGCGCTCCGCTCGAGGGGCGGTGGGCTGGTCAAGAGCGCCAGCAGGCAGGGCGGCATGTTCGCCGAGGTGTTCGCGTTGACTCTCATAAGGTCGTACGACCGGGCTGA from Methanocella conradii HZ254 harbors:
- the cbiQ gene encoding cobalt ECF transporter T component CbiQ; the protein is MSEISSHIPDLDLITYYGEKGDSVFSRISPWTKAIMLVMIISFITVSRSVLLLSALYLATLAVYWLAGLPVKKLFQWYALPILFVVSLVLLLMWNEPGTPLFSWRLPLITIALTDNGILLVATLLLKALISVTYSLFFLMTTRYYHFSAMVYKLFPYPIDQIFLMSYRFIFTTLKMVDSMLKALRSRGGGLVKSASRQGGMFAEVFALTLIRSYDRAERINKAMESRGYSGKYVAAANVPPIGAAELLFLAITAASFIYVAVFLKLPL